A window from Dromaius novaehollandiae isolate bDroNov1 chromosome 37, bDroNov1.hap1, whole genome shotgun sequence encodes these proteins:
- the LOC135325430 gene encoding neuronal-glial cell adhesion molecule-like isoform X2 — protein sequence MSAPRQPQPRAGSGASRLPPAAAMALPRGLGLLLLLALGGPGAAITIPPEFLQPPELREQPPEQLVVFPSDDVVLKCAASGNPPPQYRWTREDEPFVPGSDPGVTTAPGSGTLVINASLAGRLQGRYRCYAANALGTAVSPEARVIAENTPQWPKEKVTPVEVEEGDAVVLPCDPPRAPCPPRSTGSTAASCTSRRTSG from the exons gctgccgccggccgcggccaTGGCTCTGCCCCGGGGGCTcggcctcctcctgctcctggcgctggggggccccggcgccgccatCACCATCCCCCCGGAgt TCCTGCAGCCCCCcgagctgcgggagcagcccccCGAGCAGCTCGTCGTCTTCCCCAGCGACGACGTCGTCCTCAAGTGCGCCGCCAGCGGCAACCCCCCCCCGCA GTACCGCTGGACGCGGGAGGACGAGCCCTTCGTGCCGGGGAGTGACCCCGGGGTGACGACGGCCCCGGGCTCGGGGACCCTGGTCATCAACGCCAGCCTGGCCGGGCGCCTGCAGGGCCGCTACCGCTGCTACGCCGCCAACGCCCTGGGCACCGCCGTGTCCCCCGAGGCGCGCGTCATCGCCGAGA acacgCCGCAGTGGCCCAAGGAGAAGGTGACGCCGGTGGAGGTGGAGGAGGGCGACGCGGTGGTGCTGCCCTGCGACCCCCCGAGAGCGCCGTGCCCCCCAAGATCTACTGGCTCAACAGCC gcatCATGCACATCGCGCAGGACCAGCGGGTGA
- the TBC1D25 gene encoding TBC1 domain family member 25 — MGQDGYLYFANALAADSHPDYICHAHYLGPRTIIQKEPLDLRVAPSNAVRSRRPRLLVPRDPQPPHVALRGGTLVLECIAEGLPTPTVRWRRLNGPLPRGRAALENFNKTLRLRAVEEADDGEYECVAENSRGQARHGHAVTVEVAVDPQITSLDVLQHILARAFDLQGKKSFAVSFAARDRRGNESFAPLASDSDLAAAFASAAKPALRLRLDVRPPDDSPLLEDWDIISPREAAGAEPPGPERRSLLAAALPFTQALLAQVGRTLARAQAALAWPEGSSAAPPRAPLGDADLRSYLGPGGRLARPRELRLHVYHGGVEPGLRKVVWRYLLNVFPAGLSGQERLAHLRRKAAEYRALQGRLAARAAPGELALVAAAVRKDVVRTDRGHPYFGGPEEGHPHLAALQALLTTFALAHPRLSYCQGMSDVAAPLLAVLDDEAQAFVCFCALMRRLAPRFRPGGRGLARAFGHLRRLLRRADPPFWAFLAARGAHDLLFCYRWLLLELKREFAFEDALRLLEITWSSLPPAPPPPAAGVPLLGPPLRPRHRRRRDRRGLRPRLPRRCRNGDRAAEGEAAREEPGGDAAGFGGPRGGPREPQSSGSLREHPESSGKLQEDPEGSGKLQEDPEGSGKLQEDPESSGKLQEDPEGSTKLQEDPESSGKLQEDPKRSRELQEDPKSPKSLQEDPRSSRGIQVDPKSPKKLQEDPKSSRELQEALQSPKNLQDDPKSFTNLQEDPRSSRRIQEDPKSPKNFQEDPKVSKDAREDPGISTDVRESLKVSQAARDAAEVPSSAREDPKVSEDAPGGPEVSRNGGAEPEVPAGATVTRGVTEGLQVSRDGPEGPQLAREATGGPGVPKEADGDVNAPKELGQDPGSSEEIGREPSVFEEIGREPGVFEEVGAFKEVGPDLSVPQVDRDLDASNNVGQDPEGPQKVGRDLGVPKELDRKPKELGEGLGVPKELGEGLGVPKELGEGLGVPKELGEGLSIPKEVNQDLNVPKELGQDVSVPKEAAQDPDVFKEVGQDLGVPKELGEALSVPKEATKDPDVSKEFGQDLDVSKAFGQDLDVPRKVDEDLDVPQQLGGALAAAAADPAEMPDDPWAGPWAWEASSSSSSSSSSSSSSEEEEVGVEDDGAPLPPPEELGQGNPFLLFVCLAMLLEQRQAVMARAGDYNEVAMHFDRLVRRHDLPRVLHRAKALFARYLEGWGGRGGPHGAPDP; from the exons ATGGGCCAGGACGGCTACCTGTACTTCGCCAACGCGCTGGCCGCCGACTCGCACCCCGACTACATCTGCCACGCGCACTACCTGGGCCCCCGCACCATCATCCAGAAGGAGCCCCTGGACCTCCGCGTGGCCCCCA GTAATGCGGTGcgctcccgccggccccggctgctggtgccccgcgacccccagcccccccacgtCGCCCTGCGCGGGGGCACCCTGGTCCTCGAGTGCATCGCCGAGGGGCT ccccacgccgacGGTGCGGTGGCGGCGGCTCAACGggccgctgccgcggggccgggcagcgctggAGAACTTCAACAAGACGCTGCGGCTGCGGGCGGTGGAGGAGGCCGACGACGGCGAGTACGAGTGCGTGGCCGAGAACAGCCGCGGCCAGGCCCGCCACGGGCACGCCGTCACCGTCGAGG TCGCCGTGGACCCGCAGATCACGTCGCTGGACGTGCTGCAGCACATCCTGGCACGCGCCTTCGACCTGCAGGG GAAGAAGAGCTTCGCGGTGAGCTTCGCGGCGCGCGACCGCCGGGGCAACGAGAGCTTCGCGCCGCTGGCCAGCGACAGCGACCTGGCGGCCGCCTTCGCCTCCGCCGCCAAGCCCGCCCTGCGCCTGCGCCTCGACGTGCGCCCCCCCGACGACA gcccgcTGCTGGAGGACTGGGACATCATCAgcccgcgggaggcggcgggggcggagcCGCCCGGGCCCGAGCGCCGCTCCTTATTGGCTGCCGCCCTGCCCTTCACCCAGGCCCTGCTGGCCCAG GTGGGCCGGACGCTGGCGCGGGCGCAGGCGGCGCTGGCCTGGCCCGagggctctt ccgccgcccccccgcgggccccgctGGGCGACGCCGACCTGCGCAGCTACctgggccccggcgggcgcctggcccggccccgcgAGCTCCGCCTGCACGTCTACCACGGCGGCGTGGAGCCCGGCCTGCGCAAG GTGGTGTGGCGCTACCTGCTCAACGTCTTCCCGGCGGGGCTCTCGGGCCAGGAGCGCCTGGCGCACCTGCGGCGCAAGGCGGCCGAGTACCGGGCGCTGCAGGGGCGGCTGGCGGCCCGGGCGGCCCCCGGGGAGCTGGCGCTGGTGGCGGCCGCCGTGCGCAAGGACGTGGTGCGCACCGACCGCGGGCACCCCTACTTCGGGGGCCCCGAGGAGGGGCACCCGCACCTGGCGGCGCTGCAGGCGCTGCTCACCACCTTCGCCCTGGCCCACCCGCGCCTCTCCTACTGCCAGGGCATGTCGGACGTGGCGGCGCCGCTGCTCGCCGTGCTCGACGACGAGGCGCAGGCCTTCGTCTGCTTCTGCGCCCTCATGCGGCGCCTGGCGCCCCGCTtccgccccggcggccgcgggctggCGCGGGCCTTCGGGCACCTGCGGCGGCTGCTGCGCCGCGCCGACCCGCCCTTCTGGGCCTTCctggcggcccgcggcgcccacGACCTGCTCTTCTGCTACcgctggctgctgctggagctcaaGCGCGAGTTCGCCTTCGAGGACGCCCTGCGCCTGCTCGAGATCACCTGGAgctcgctgccgcccgccccgccgccccccgccgccggcgtgCCCCTGCTGGGCCCcccgctgcgcccccgccaccgccgccgccgcgaccgCCGCGGCCTCCGCCCGCGCCTGCCCCGCCGATGCCGCAACGGCGACCGCGCCGCGGAGGGGGAGGCCGCCCGGGAGGAGCCCGGAGGCGACGCGGCGGGGTtcggcggcccccggggcggcccgcgggagCCCCAGAGCTCCGGGAGCCTCCGGGAGCATCCGGAAAGCTCCGGAAAGCTCCAGGAGGATCCTGAAGGCTCCGGAAAGCTCCAGGAGGATCCCGAAGGCTCCGGAAAGCTCCAGGAGGATCCTGAAAGCTCTGGAAAGCTCCAGGAGGATCCCGAAGGCTCCACAAAGCTCCAGGAGGATCCCGAAAGCTCTGGAAAGCTCCAAGAGGATCCCAAACGCTCCAGGGAGCTCCAAGAGGATCCAAAAAGTCCCAAGAGCCTCCAAGAGGATCCCAGAAGCTCCAGGGGGATCCAAGTGGATCCGAAAAGCCCCAAGAAGCTCCAGGAGGATCCCAAAAGCTCGAGGGAGCTCCAAGAGGCTCTCCAAAGCCCCAAGAACCTCCAAGATGATCCCAAAAGCTTCACAAACCTCCAAGAGGATCCCAGAAGCTCCAGGAGGATCCAAGAAGATCCTAAAAGCCCCAAGAACTTCCAGGAGGATCCCAAGGTGTCCAAAGACGCCCGAGAGGATCCAGGCATCTCCACCGACGTCCGAGAGAGCCTCAAGGTCTCCCAGGCCGCCCGGGACGCCGCCGAGGTTCCCTCAAGCGCGCGGGAGGATCCGAAGGTCTCCGAAGACGCGCCGGGTGGTCCCGAGGTCTCCCGGAACGGCGGGGCGGAGCCGGAGGTCCCGGCTGGTGCCACGGTCACCCGAGGGGTCACGGAGGGTCTCCAGGTGTCCCGAGACGGCCCGGAGGGTCCCCAGCTCGCCAGGGAGGCCACGGGGGGACCCGGCGTCCCCAAGGAGGCCGACGGAGACGTCAACGCGCCCAAGGAGCTCGGCCAAGACCCCGGCAGCTCCGAGGAGATTGGCCGGGAGCCGAGTGTCTTCGAGGAGATTGGCCGGGAGCCGGGTGTCTTCGAGGAGGTTGGAGCCTTCAAGGAAGTCGGCCCAGACCTCAGCGTCCCCCAGGTCGACCGAGACCTCGACGCGTCCAACAACGTTGGCCAAGACCCCGAAGGGCCCCAGAAGGTGGGACGAGACCTCGGCGTCCCCAAGGAGCTCGACCGGAAGCCCAAGGAGCTTGGCGAAGGCCTCGGCGTCCCCAAGGAGCTTGGCGAAGGCCTCGGCGTCCCCAAGGAGCTTGGTGAAGGCCTCGGCGTCCCCAAGGAGCTTGGCGAAGGCCTCAGCATCCCCAAGGAGGTCAACCAAGACCTCAACGTCCCCAAGGAGCTCGGCCAAGACGTCAGCGTCCCCAAGGAAGCTGCCCAAGACCCGGACGTCTTCAAGGAGGTTGGCCAAGACCTCGGTGTCCCCAAGGAGCTTGGTGAAGCCCTCAGCGTCCCCAAGGAAGCTACCAAAGACCCAGACGTCTCCAAGGAGTTCGGCCAAGACCTTGATGTTTCCAAGGCGTTCGGCCAAGACCTTGACGTCCCTCGGAAGGTTGACGAAGACCTTGACGTCCCTCAGCAGCTCGGCGgagccctcgccgccgccgccgccgacccCGCGGAGATGCCCGACGACCCCTGGGCCGGCCCGTGGGCTTGGgaggcctcttcctcctcctcctcctcgtcgtcgtcgtcgtcctcatcggaggaagaggaggtgggcgTGGAGGACGAcggggcgccgctgccgccgcccgagGAGCTGGGCCAGGGCAACCCCTTCCTGCTCTTCGTGTGCCTGGCCATGCTGCTGGAGCAGCGGCAGGCCGTCATGGCGCGCGCCGGCGACTACAACGAGGTGGCCATGCACTTCGACCGCCTGGTGCGCCGCCACGACCTGCCCCGCGTGCTCCACCGCGCCAAGGCCCTCTTCGCCCGCTACCTCGAGGgctggggcggccgcggcggcccccacGGGGCCCCCGACCCCtga
- the LOC135325430 gene encoding neuronal-glial cell adhesion molecule-like isoform X1, with protein MSAPRQPQPRAGSGASRLPPAAAMALPRGLGLLLLLALGGPGAAITIPPEYGAHELLQPPELREQPPEQLVVFPSDDVVLKCAASGNPPPQYRWTREDEPFVPGSDPGVTTAPGSGTLVINASLAGRLQGRYRCYAANALGTAVSPEARVIAENTPQWPKEKVTPVEVEEGDAVVLPCDPPRAPCPPRSTGSTAASCTSRRTSG; from the exons gctgccgccggccgcggccaTGGCTCTGCCCCGGGGGCTcggcctcctcctgctcctggcgctggggggccccggcgccgccatCACCATCCCCCCGGAgt ACGGTGCACACGAGC TCCTGCAGCCCCCcgagctgcgggagcagcccccCGAGCAGCTCGTCGTCTTCCCCAGCGACGACGTCGTCCTCAAGTGCGCCGCCAGCGGCAACCCCCCCCCGCA GTACCGCTGGACGCGGGAGGACGAGCCCTTCGTGCCGGGGAGTGACCCCGGGGTGACGACGGCCCCGGGCTCGGGGACCCTGGTCATCAACGCCAGCCTGGCCGGGCGCCTGCAGGGCCGCTACCGCTGCTACGCCGCCAACGCCCTGGGCACCGCCGTGTCCCCCGAGGCGCGCGTCATCGCCGAGA acacgCCGCAGTGGCCCAAGGAGAAGGTGACGCCGGTGGAGGTGGAGGAGGGCGACGCGGTGGTGCTGCCCTGCGACCCCCCGAGAGCGCCGTGCCCCCCAAGATCTACTGGCTCAACAGCC gcatCATGCACATCGCGCAGGACCAGCGGGTGA